The genomic region gatagccctatttgataaaagaccaagtccattttatggcaagatcagctcaaataagcaaagtccatcattactttaagacctgAAGGTCAGTCAACACGGAAAtgttcaagaactttgaaagtttcttcaaatgcagtcgcaaaaaccatcaagctctatgatgaaactggctctcatgaggaccgccacaggaatggaagacccagagttacctctgctgcagaggataagtccattagagttaacagcctcagaaaatgcagctcaaataaatgttTAAGTGacagacgcatctcaacatcaactgttcagagaagactgtgtgaatcaggccttcatggtcgaatttctgcaaagaaaccactactaaaggacaccaatacatgattgggccaagaaacataaagaatggacattagaccagtggaaatgtgtcctttggtctggagtccaaatttgagatttttgcttccaaccaccgtgtctttgtgagacgcggagtgggtgaacggatgatctctgcatgtgtatttcccaccgtaaagcatggaggaggaggagttatggtgtggttgtgctttgttggtgacacgatcagtgatttatttagaattcaaaacacacttaaccagcatggctgctacagcattctgcagtgatacgccatcccatctggtttggaaactatcatttgtttttcaacagcacaatgacccaacacacctccaggctgtgtaagggcgacaatcccccaacctcaaccaaattcagatggtttgggatgagtctgaCCGCAGagtcaactcatccctgaccgctggctacgtccctcccgtcttcaagagagcgagagttgcaccccttctgaaaaaacctacactcgatccctccgatgtcaacaactacagaccagtatcccttctctcttttctctccaaaactcttgagcgtgccgtccttggccagctctaccgctatctctctcagaatgaccttcttgatccaaatcagtcaggtttcaagactagtcattcaactgagactgctcttctctgtatcacggaggcgctccgcactgctaaagctaactctctctcctctgctctcatccttctagacctatcggctgccttcgatactgtgaaccatcagatcctcctctccaccctctccgagttgggcatctccggcgcggcccacgcttggaatgcgtcctacctgacaggtcgctcctaccaggtggcgtggcgagaatctgtctcctcaccacgcgctctcaccactggtgtcccccagggctctgttctaggccctctcttattctcgctatacaccaagtcacttggctctgtcataacctcacatggtctctcctatcattgctatgcagacgacacacaattaatcttctcctttcccccttctgatgaccaggtggcgaatcgcatctctgcatgtctggcagacatatcagtgtggatgacggatcaccacctcaagctgaacctcagcaagacggagctcctcttcctcccggggaaggactgcccgttccatgatctcgccatcacggttgacaactccattgtgtcctcctcccagagcgctaagaaccttggcgtgatcctggacaacaccctgacgttctcaactaacatcaaggcggtgtcccgttcctgtaggttcatgctctacaacatccgcagagtacgaccctgcctcacacaggaagcggcgcaggtcctaatccaggcacttgtcatctcccgtcttgattactgcaactcgctgttggctgggctccctgcctgtgccattaaacccctacaactcatccagaacgccgcagcccgtctggtgttcaaccttcccaagttctctcacgtcaccccgctcctccgctctctccactggcttccagttgaagctcgcatccgctacaagaccatggtgctcgcctacggagctgtgaggggaacggcacctcagtacctccaggctctgatcaggccctacacccaaacaagggcactgcgttcatccacctctggcctgctcgcctccctactactgaggaagtacagttcccgctcagcccagtcaaaactgttcgctgctctggccccccaatggtggaacaaactccctcacgacgccaggacagcggagtcaatcaccaccttccggagacacctgaaaccccacctcttcaaggaatacctaggatagggtaagtaagggtaggtaatccttctcccccccaacaagatttagatgcaagtggctgttccactggttgtcataaggtgtatgcaccaatttgtaagtcgctctggataagagcgtctgctaaatgacttaaatgtaaatgtaaatggaaaagcagccaacaagtgctcagcatacagtggggcaaaacagtatttagtcagccaccaattgtgcaagttctcccacttaaaaagatgagaggcctgtaatttacagccccaaaacatcactgctctagaggagatctgcaaaataccaacaacagtgtgtgaaaacaagGTGGTACATATAATTGAGAGGAACAGAGGGTAGTCAGGATGGTCAGGTTTACTTTTGTAATTAAAGTTTGTTAATTTTACTTGTAGGGCTGCTGGACTTCCAGAGAAGTATTGCAATAAAGAAGAGAGAAGGGTCCATGCTCTTCCTGCTCTGGCTCACTAGAACACAAACCCTGACACTAATAAAAGACTTCAACAATGGAGATAAATTGGCACCCCCATCACTTTTTGACAGGGTAGAATGAAGAATATGAATTGGTACAGGATAGAAATCTAATGTAGCACATTTATattatttatcatgtaatttctgaATAAAGAGGACCGTATACATTACATACTATGACCCTTTTTTATTTTACTGTAGGCATGACCTTGATTAAGCAGTGCACATGAACTACTCAACTGACTGAAGGAAAAATACTAATGGATTGCTTATATAGACTGTGATTATGTGAAAACGTCAATTCTGTTATGACATGTTTTCTTTGTAGGATAAAATAATTTGACTGTGCCTAACAACTTCGTCATACAGGGACCAATATTCTATCTACAGGATAGACTTTAGTCTTTTATATTTCTCTTCCAGCATGGTCTTTATGAAAATGTTTTATTGTTAATAGGAATGTTCAGAGATTAGGATGATACGTTACACACACAGCTCAAAGCACTTTGGGAATACATCAAGGTAAATACAGGCTTTTATTTCAGACCATTCTTGACAAAGAACTGTATGCTGTAGTACTGAACTAATTCTTCATAATAACCATTGAAATACATAACCTACAGGAGTGTTACTGATCTAAACAAGTTGACATTAGGACACCAAAGGAGAACAGCCCTGTCCTCCAATTCCTCCATTTGTTCTCAGAGCCAATCGCACTGACCGAACCAAACGGGACAGGGCCGTGGAGGACGACGAGCAAGATCTCCACTTTTTTAAAGTTTTCTATTTTTAAACGATCGTTCTTCTGTACACACAAAAATATGGTGACCTAGAACACCACAACACCTGGCATACACAGACCTCAGCACAAGGAGGGTGGTGACTAAATACAAACGTACAGGTCTGAAGAGTCAGCCTTCGATCCCCCTGCACATACACAGTCTCACACAAGCACTGTACACAGCACAACAGAAGGTCACCTAGATTAAACACATGGAGCCAACAAAGGAGGACTAACATCTATTGGGGTTGACTGGAGAGCCAGTATAGAACAAGGGGGATTAAAATTCTTATTTAGATCACACACACGTCCGTACGCATTTCAAACTCAAAGCTACACGCCTGTGCAGAATATACTATTGTTACTTAGTGTTGAAGTGGCAATATATGTTCAAATATTATATGTAACCTTTTTTCAGAATATACAATAATGAAATGCATTATACAGACAGACGAATAGACAATGTAAGCTGTTCACACGTTCAGTACATCAAAATGAAGAGTTTCTATATTAGTTTCTTCTCACGACAGAGTGCAAATTAGATGCTTCTCCAAACTACTTcaaaaaaagttaattgcttCTTTGTCAAGTCCACTTACATACATAaccccataaaaaaaaaaattaacacAAAAATCATCATTCTAGTAAGTGTTAAGTAGTCAAATATGGAATGTGAAGAAATAAAAATGTGGTCAAATTTCTGTTCAAAACAATACAAATAAAAGTCCATTGCAGTTTAAAGGAGAACATAATACAAATAATTTAAAAGAGCGCAGGTTCTTGTTGTTTGTATCCCCTATTGTGAGCATGGTAAGCTGGTGAAGAACACAAGGAGAGACAAACAGGTGACTAAGGGGTCAGGGGTGGTGGGCGTTCACATGCCATAGCCAAAGCCAGGCTGGGGAGGTTGGCCGTAGCCGGTGGGTGCTGCTGGGTAGCCGTAGCCTCCATAGCCAGGCTGGGGTGGCACAGCCTGACCAGGGCCTGAAGTGAGCATGAGCTGGGGCGTGCctgcaacacaaacacaggacaCTAGCATGAGCT from Oncorhynchus keta strain PuntledgeMale-10-30-2019 chromosome 18, Oket_V2, whole genome shotgun sequence harbors:
- the LOC118397512 gene encoding uncharacterized protein LOC118397512, which encodes MTDHHLKLNLSKTELLFLPGKDCPFHDLAITVDNSIVSSSQSAKNLGVILDNTLTFSTNIKAVSRSCRFMLYNIRRVRPCLTQEAAQVLIQALVISRLDYCNSLLAGLPACAIKPLQLIQNAAARLVFNLPKFSHVTPLLRSLHWLPVEARIRYKTMVLAYGAVRGTAPQYLQALIRPYTQTRALRSSTSGLLASLLLRKYSSRSAQSKLFAALAPQWWNKLPHDARTAESITTFRRHLKPHLFKEYLG